The genomic interval GCGAGCAACGCCAGCGTGCGCATGCATTGGAAGACCGCCTCGATCACCTGGAGCATGCGCTACGGGAGCTGGCCTCGGCGCAGGTGGATCTGCATCGACGCGTCCTCGCGGGCGGTCCGGACGGGGCCGCCAGTCTATCCGTCGCCACGCCCGCTGCGTCGCCCGCCCATGCGCCGCCCGTGCCCCAGGTCGCTGCCGAGCTTGGGGATCCGCCGGCGGGACTCGAAGACGATCGCTTCACGGACGATGAGCGTTACGCCAAG from Acidithiobacillus caldus ATCC 51756 carries:
- a CDS encoding DUF2802 domain-containing protein; this translates as MILLSIVLLLILVGLELWSWRLQREQRQRAHALEDRLDHLEHALRELASAQVDLHRRVLAGGPDGAASLSVATPAASPAHAPPVPQVAAELGDPPAGLEDDRFTDDERYAKAQRLAMAGASARTIASQCRLSEEEAELLLRLRGRPSAAVPLQS